The following are encoded in a window of Camelus ferus isolate YT-003-E chromosome 20, BCGSAC_Cfer_1.0, whole genome shotgun sequence genomic DNA:
- the AIF1 gene encoding allograft inflammatory factor 1 isoform X1 has protein sequence MSQIRDLQGGKAFGLLKAQQEERLNEINKQFLDDPKFSSDEDLPSKLEAFKKKYMEFDLNGNGDIGSTSILLSIYFFHLLRDPSKILSPSMVLVPTAPSTPTPALPLSPPTPTTLILLWNFQQPKIYSLERTVRLSDCPLIPKSLPISTRILMYEEKAREQEKPTGPPAKKAISELP, from the exons ATGAGCCAAATCAGGGATTTACAGG GAGGAAAAGCCTTTGGACTGCTGAAGGCCCAGCAGGAAGAGAGACTCAATGAAATCAACAAG CAATTCCTGGATGATCCCAAATTTAGCAGTGACGAGGACCTGCCTTCCAAGCTGGAAGCCTTCAAGA AGAAATACATGGAGTTTGACCTGAATGGAAATGGAGATATCG GCTCAACTTCTATACTACTCAGCatctattttttccatcttttgagAGACCCTTCCAAAATCCTATCCCCCTCCATGGTTCTGgtccccacagcccccagcactcccactcctgctcttcctctttctcctcctaccCCCACAACCCTTATCCTTTTATGGAATTTCCAGCAGCCTAAGATCTATTCTCTTGAGAGGACTGTCCGACTGTCCGACTGTCCCCTGATCCCCAAGTCTCTTCCTATCTCAACCAGGATCCTTATGTATGAAGAGAAGGCGAGAGAACAGGAGAAGCCAACGGGTCCCCCAGCCAAGAAAGCTATCTCCGAGTTGCCCTGA
- the AIF1 gene encoding allograft inflammatory factor 1 isoform X2, whose product MSQIRDLQGGKAFGLLKAQQEERLNEINKQFLDDPKFSSDEDLPSKLEAFKKKYMEFDLNGNGDIDIMSLKQMLEKLGVPKTHLELKKLIREVSSGSGETFSYSDFLKMMLGKRSAILKMILMYEEKAREQEKPTGPPAKKAISELP is encoded by the exons ATGAGCCAAATCAGGGATTTACAGG GAGGAAAAGCCTTTGGACTGCTGAAGGCCCAGCAGGAAGAGAGACTCAATGAAATCAACAAG CAATTCCTGGATGATCCCAAATTTAGCAGTGACGAGGACCTGCCTTCCAAGCTGGAAGCCTTCAAGA AGAAATACATGGAGTTTGACCTGAATGGAAATGGAGATATCG ATATCATGTCCCTGAAGCAAATGCTGGAGAAACTTGGGGTCCCCAAGACCCACCTGGAGCTAAAGAAATTAATCCGGGAGGTATCCAGTGGCTCTGGGGAGACTTTCAGCTACTCTGACTTTCTCAAGATGATGTTGGGCAAGAGATCTGCCATCCTAAAAAT GATCCTTATGTATGAAGAGAAGGCGAGAGAACAGGAGAAGCCAACGGGTCCCCCAGCCAAGAAAGCTATCTCCGAGTTGCCCTGA